The sequence TTAAATATACCCTTTACAGCCAATTCTCCCGTTACTGTCTGCAAAACTTGATAGAGTTCCTTCAGGGGAGGCTTATTTTTCGGGAAACTGCGGCGTAAAGTTTCTAAAATTACACAAAAAGCTTTTTCACTGTCAGTATTCCCAACAGCTTGATAATAGCCTAAATTTTCAGGCTCAAAATCAGGTAAATTGCCGTTGTGAGCAAATACCCAATATCTCCCCCAAAGTTCCCGCTGAAAAGGGTGACAATTCTGCAGGTTAACTTCACCTTGGGTAGCTTTGCGAATATGGGCAATCACATGTTTAGAGTGGATGGGATAGCGGCGCACTAAATCTGCTACGGGAGAAATGATAGAAGGTTTAGCGTCTAAAAAAATCCGACATCCTTTTTCTTCAAAAAACACAATTCCCCAACCGTCGCTGTGGTGGTCAGTTTTTCCACCCCGCGCAGAAAATCCTTCAAAAGAAAAGCAAATATCAGTGGGGACATTGCAATTCATTCCTAACAGTTGACACATCGGTGTTGCAGCTCTGAATTTTAGGTTAATGCCTGTGGATTAAGATACTTCAGAACGTGTCAACTGATTTGGCGCGATCGCTGCAATTTGGAGAATAGATCAAGCGATCGCTACCTCAGCAACGTGGTCGTATCACTTATAGCGTTATGACGAGAAAATTTTCCTGATTATTACCGATTTTGGTGGCGAAACTCATTAGGAGTCAGACGCATGGGTTTTTCCAATTGCCAAATTCCTAAACCCATAATTCTCGCCCATTGTTGAGCACGTTCCAGACGCTGGTCATATTTGTGGTTGGGCGATCGCGCTACAAACAACACATACCCTTGTTTGACTAATTCTTCATTCAACAACAGTTGATCTTTCAACACATAAGCTAAAGTCCGCCCAATTTTGTCTTTAGCTTCTAGGTCAAACTCCAAGGTGACAATTTGTTCTGCACCACCAATCAGCGCCTCTAATCTGCGTTTGGCTTCATCACCCCAGGGGCGCTGTCGCATATCCGGTGCGTCAAGACCAATTAATCGCACTTGAGAAATCAAATTGGGTTGCTCCGCCATTCCTAAAACTTCCAAACTTTGTCCACTCACGACCCGCGCCACTTTTACCTGCACTTGGTTGTTGGTGGGTTGATTGTTGGCTTGACAACTGAATAAAAATAATAAGCAAGCCAAAATTACTATTCTTCGCGTCCAGATCCCAAAAAACACCGCTAAAGTCATAACTTGCGCCTCTGCGCCGAGCAAATCTTAATCCTCATCTAAGGGTAAACCCGCTTTCACTCTTCCTTTAGCAAAAAAGCGTCCAAATTGAAGTTCATATACCTCATCTTCGTCTTGTGTCTCCACTTGCAAGTCAGAACGAGGGTAACTGACACACAGTAGAGCATAACCTTGGCGCTGTAACTCAGGCGACAAGCCGATCGCCTCTGGTTGATGAATTTCTCCTGACAACACCCTGACAGCGCAGGTAGTACAGGCTCCATTGCGACAAGAAAATGGTAGTTCTGTTCCTTGTGTTTCGGCGCTGTGGAGGATGTAGCGGTCTTCTGGAACTTGCAGGCTGTATTCTTTGCCGGTTTGGCGATCGTGAACTGTGATTGTGTATGTTCGGGGCATTTGAGTTGGTATTGAAATACAGGATTTTCAATGTAATTTTGAATCTCTGATTTTATTTTTGCATTTTTTGGGTTTTCATTGTATGATCGTAAATCGTGACACCTGGAGAGGTGGCCGAGTGGTTTAAGGCGCAGACCTGGAAAGTCTGTTATGCAGAAATGTATACGAGGGTTCGAATCCCTCCCTCTCCGTTAGATAAAACAAGGGTAAAGGTTTTAGCCTTTGCTCTTGTTTTTTATTGACCAGATTTTTTGGCTAAATGGTTTAAGACCTAAAAATCAAGGGCACAGCAGTATTCCCTACAAAATATATGGTTTTCTCGATTTTGTTTTCTCGCAATGCATATTTTAAGATGCACTGTCAATGGGTAAATTCTAAATTATTTTGACCAAAAGTCTAATATTCTTAATTCCGTATGTATTCGGGTGACGCTGGTGATATCTGGGCTGATACTGGATTTAATAGACACCTGAGTGTAGGGTTCTAGGTTCTTTCATCTGGGCAGCTATTTAGGGAGGGGTGCAGCAGCACTCTTCCCTTTTATTATCGTAAAATCCACCTCTCAACAATCCTCAGCGCCCCCACCGAAGTTCAGAGACGCTCGCGGACTCGCTACCGCTGCGCTAACGGCGGAAGCCGCCGCTCCGACTTCTCTGTGCGTTAAAAATTACTTACTTGTACGGCTGTGCAGAGTAAAAAATTGATAAAACTAGATAATGTTTTAGTAAAGCAGCTTTATTATTGCTATCCCAAATGTTACTGTAAGTGGGATTTGCTCAACAAACTAAATTCACAAATACTAAACAATAAACTCATATAATTCGTGTAATTTGATACTATTTTTTAATGAAGACGAGTTTTAGCATTACATTATGAGTTATGTAGGTGCAGCATGGTCTTTTGGCGCTGCTTGATTTCCTCTAGCTTGATCACCTTATTCACATATGGCTGTGGTGATTTAGCAAATTTCACAACAGAAAACACCCAGCAAGTGATTCAAGAAAATAACGTTGCTCAACTGCTGACACAAGCAAAAGCTAGGCAAAAAGCAGAAGACTTTTTAGCCCAAGGTAATAATTTCTTAGACGCACAGCGTTATCAAGATGCAGTAGCATCCTACGATCAAGCGATCGCCATTCAACCAGATAATACGGAAGCATGGATTAACCGTGGAAATGCTTTGGGTTACTTGCAGAACTACAAAGACGCAGTTATATCCTACGACAGAGCGATCGCTATTCAACCCGATCAGCCGCAAGCGTGGTATAACAAAGGCAATGCTCAAAGCTCTTTGCAAAACTACAAAGATGCAGTTAAAGCATACGACAAAGCGATCGCCATCAAAGCCGACAACTATGAAGCCTGGATTAACCGGGGAATCGCGCTGACAAAGCTCCGACGTTACAGCGACGCCATTACATCATACAATCGAGCGATCGCCTTACAGCCCACCAAACACGAAGCATACTACAACAAAGCCTGCACCCACGCCCTACAGGGTAATGTAGAATCAGCAGTTGAGAATCTCAACAAAGCTATTGAACTAGTTCCTGGTAAATACAAAAGATTAGCAAAAACAGATACAGATTTTAACCAAGTACGTAACGACAAACGCTTTCAAGCCTTAATTCAATAAGCGATAATTGTGATCAATCCAGATGTAGAGACGTTGCATTGCAACGTCTTTCATACTGTCTAAAAAAATATTACTTTATGCAGAAACTACTAATTACTGGCGTCAGCGGTTTTTTAGGATGGCATATTTGCCAAATAGCAAAGACAAAATGGGAAATTTATGGTACTTATTTCTCTCATCATCTGCAAATTCCCGACGTCAAAATGCTAAAAGTTAACTTGACAGATTTTCGAGAACTCAAACGGATATTTGATGAAATTTCTCCCGATGCAGTTATTCACACTGCAGCCCAATCTCAACCAAATTTTTGTCAACTTCATCCCCAAGAAACTCAAGCAATTAATGTCACAGCATCATGCAATATAGCAGGGCTTTGTGCTGATTACTCAATTCCTTGTGTTTTCACCTCAACTGATTTGGTTTTTGACGGTTTGCATCCTCCTTATCAAGAAACAGATCCCGTTTGTCCTGTAAATATTTATGGTGAACAAAAAGTCATGGCAGAAATCGGTATGCTGCAGCGATATCCGCAAACAACAGTGTGTCGAATGCCGTTAATGTTTGGCAAGGAAACACCAACTGCTAATAGCTTTATTCAACCATTTATTCAAACTTTAAAATCCGGAAAAAACCTCAATTTATTTATTGATGAATTTCGCACACCAGTTAGTGCAACAACTGCTGCTAAAGGAATTTTATTAGCATTAGAAAAAACTACAGGATTAATTCATTTAGGTGGAAAAGAAAAAATTTCTCGCTATGATTTTGGTCGATTATTAGTAAAAATTTTGCAACTTGATTCTGCTCAAATTCAAGCTTGTAAACAATGTGATGTGAAAATGGCTGCACCCAGATCAGCGGATGTTTCTTTAGATAGTTATCGAGCTTTTGCGTTGGGCTATGAGCCGTTGTTTATCAAGACAGAATTAACAAATTTGCTGATTTAAGTGTCGGTTCCTTTTCAAAGTTCCCTTTGAATTGTTTTCTCCATCTCCTCCCCCATCCGGAAACATTGTGGCAAGATTGGAATCAGATAAGATTGCATTCAACTAGGCAAACTCCATGCTGGGAAATACACTTGTGAACAGATACCAAATTATTCGCTACTTGGGAGGTGGAGGATTTGGTGATACATTTGTGGCTGGTGATACTCAATTACCCGGTTCACCTTCATGCGTGGTTAAAAGACTCAAACCCCAAGCATCTGATCCAGTCACCTTGGAGACAGCTAGGCGTTTATTCGATACAGAAGCTCAAGTTTTGTATAGATTGGGAACTCACGATCGCATTCCTCAACTCCTAGCTTACTTTGAAGAAAATGCCGAATTTTATCTCGTTCAAGAATTTATTGAAGGTCACGATCTCAGCCAAGAATTAATACCTGGAAAAACTCTCAGCGAAGATGAGGTAATTACACTTTTAGAAGAAATTTTAACAATTTTAGATTTTGTGCATCAACAAAAAGTAATTCACCGCGATGTGAATCCACGCAATTTACTCAGGCGTCAAGAAGATGCAAAATTAGTGTTAATTGATTTCGGCGCAGTTAAACAAATTAGCACTCAGGTGATTACACCAACAGGTCAAACTAAATCTACAGTTGCGATTGGAACTCCTGGATATATTCCCGGTGAACAAGCCCAAGGTAGCCCCAAATTTAGTAGCGATATCTATGCACTAGGAATAGTCGCTATCCAAGCTATCACAGGTTTATCACCAGAACAACTTGTAAAAGACTCTGAGACTTATGAAATTATCTGGGAGAATCACGCGACAGTCTCACCAGAATTTGCTCAAATTATCAATAAAATGGTGTGTTATGACTTTCGCCACCGCTACCCTTCCGCAACTGCAGTTTTACAAGCTCTACGAGAATTAAAACAGCCATCTGCGCTGACTATAGCTTTAGCTCCTCCTACACCACCGTTAACTAAAGCTAAGAATCAAATTCAAAAAAAGAATCTAATTTTTCAAGGTATTTTAGCAATATTTGTCATGGGTATCGGCGCAACTGCATCTATATTTGTGATTGATACTATTCATTCTCAAAATGCGACTGAATTATATAAACAAGGAAATACCTTTTTTGATTTACAGCGTTATCAAGACGCCCTCGCAGTATATGAAAAAGCAGTAAATATTAGACCAGATTATGCTGAGGGATGGTACGCCCAAGGAAAAACATTATATGAATTAAAAAAATATTCAGCAGCATTAACTGCATACGATAAAGCTATTCAAATTCAACCAGAATATACAGCAGCTTGGAGCGGTAGAGGTTTGAGTTTAAAGAATTTGCAGCGCTATCAAGAAGCGATCGCCTCTTTAGATAAAGCTCTACAATTGAAAAATAACTCTCCAGAAGTCTGGAATGCTAAAGGTCAAGCTTTAAGTAATTTAAATCAATACGAAAACGCGATTAAGTCTTATGACAAAGCGATTGATTTACAATCAGATTACCAGGAAGCGTTTTATAATAAGGGTTTAGCACTACATCAATTAGGTCGCTATGACGAAGCGATCGCTGCTTACGACCAAGCCATTAAATTCAAATCAGATGATGAACAAGCTTGGTATAATCGCGGCAATGCTTTAGTCAATTTACAGCGCTATGAAGACGCATTTTCAGCATATGACCAAGCAGTAAAATATAAACAAAATTATCATCAAGCTTGGTTATCGAGAGGGAATATGCTGATTAATTTACGCCGTTATCCAGAAGCGATCGCCTCTTTTGACCAAGTAATTAAATATAATCCTAATAATTACCAAACATGGTATAGCCGGGGCTGGGCGCTACATCAAATCCAACGTTATGAAGAAGCAGTTCAGTCTTATAATAAGGCGATAGCAGCGAAAGTCAATGATTATCAAGCGTGGTATGGTTTAGGGAATTCCCTATATATTTTGCAAAAATATCCAGAAGCGATCGCCGCTTATAATAAAGCAGTAAAATACAAAGTTGACCACTACGAAAGCTGGTACAGCAGAGGTAATGCTTTAGTAAAATCGCAACGCTATCAAGATGCGATCGCATCTTATACAAAAGCAATTAAATACAAACCTGACTATCAACAAGCCATAGACGCTCGCAACCAAGCACAAAATCAGCAAAATCAACTCCAAACCGAGAAATTAAATCCTGTAATCGTACCCATCATACCTTTTTCTCGCCCCACTAATTCAACACCACCAACAAACTAAAGTATCTGGCTGGTATTAGCAGTTAGGAATAACTATCTACTCATACCAGCCGATTTTATGTTTAACTTTTATATCTTCACCTGGGCAAAAAAAAGTATCAATTTATCTCTAGCATTAGCTCAAACCACAAAAAAATATTCAACAGCCTCTCATGGTAGATTTACTTTAATGACTTTGAATATTCACCTCTTGCAGATCATCTACAGCATTTAAACTTTCAACATGACTAGTTAAAGTATGGCGAATTTGCAAGTTGTTTTTTTTGCTAGCAGAGATTGCTTTTGATAAAGCGACATTTTGTCCTTGAGATTGCTGCTGCTTTTCGGTGTACTCCGCCAATTTGACTTGAGCTTGACTATAAGCAGGAGTGTTCTCAGGAATTTCGTGAAGAAATTTGATCGCACTATCAAAGTTACCCACAAACGCTTGATTATAAGCCTTTTGTAAAAAGTAGGTAGCTCTGATATATTGTTTGTCTTTATACTCGACTAACTTTTCTTGGGCGATCGTGCTAGCAGAGCTTTCAACAGGAACTTTCCGCAGATGTTCTAAAGCACGAGAGAAATCTTTATCTGCTGCTTTATTAAAAGCTTGAGTTAATAATTCTTGCCCCTGACCTTCAATGTTACTACGGGCTTGATCAACTATTTTTTCAGTTTTCGTTTGCCAATATAAAATATCAGGAACTTGCGCTGAAAGACGAAATACATCCGCCCATTTTTTTTCTTGAAAAGCCTTTTCTACTAACTGATATGTTTGGGCAGCAAGTTTCCAGTCTTGTTGCCACTCGTCGATTGTAGCTTGCGCTTCTGGATAAATGTTGCTTTGAGCCGGGATAGATTTAGCCAAAGCGATCGCTTCTTGTAAATCACCTGTCTGATATTCTTCTGTGGCTTTATATAAAGCTTCTGTTCCCACGGGTACTTGGACATGATTCATTAAAGAATATGCTCCCAATCCCATCAACACAGAATTAGTCAGCAGCCCTACTCTCATACCCGTCAGCAGCGGTGGAGATGATGAAGCATGATTTTTTGCTAAATTTTTTTTGTGCTCATCACCTGCTTTTAAAGATGGTCGATCCTGTGTACCGATAATTTTCACCGGTAATTGAGTTTCCCACACCATCTGTTTGAGGATATGCAGCACCTGAGTTGCAGACTGCAACCGCTCTTGATAATCATAACGAATCATTTGGCTGAGAATCGCAGCTAAATAATCACTAACTGGTGTGTTCTCAAAACGCCAAATAATTTCATTGGTATAGCTATCAACCTGTAATTGTAGTGGCGATAATCCAGTTAAAGCTTGAATCGCAATCATCCCCAAAGCGTAAATATCGCTATTGGGTCGCGTCTGACCAATAAATTGCTCCGGCGGGATATAACCTAGGGAAGTCACAGGAACTCGATAGATGGGAGATTCGACATCTATCCCAAAATCAATCGCTTGGATAGAGCCAAAGTCAATCAGCACTAACTTTCCATCACTGGCGCGCCGAACTATATTTTCTGGTTTGACATCACAGTGAATGACGCCTTGAGAGTGGACAAATTCCAGAATTTCTAAAACATCTTGTAGGAATTCAACAACCGCGCTTTCACTCCAAATGGCTTCCCAATGTGTCTTGATTGGTAGTTCTGCTGTTAATGAGTGTCCTTCTATAAACTCCTGTACTAAGTAAAAACGCTCATGTTCCTCAAAGCAAGCAATCAGTTCAGGAATTTGGTTATGACATCCCAAACGCTTGAGAGTTTCGGTTTCGGTGAGAAAACGTAATCTCAAGGTATCCAAGTAACTAGGCTGCGAACTATTAACTTTTAATTGTTTAACAACACACTTTGGGTTCTCGGGATAATCTATATCTACAGCAATGTATGTTTGCCCAAATACACCCGCACCTAGGCTTTGGACGATTTGGTAACGCGCTTGTAGTACTTTACCGATCATGTGATTGGTCATGAGTCTGGTTACTGAGTAAGTCCTTATATTAGGTTTTCTAAGATTGCTCACTTTTTCCGGAACGCCTTCAAAACAAATCACCGTCAGCTTGATTACTAGGCTAAAAACTAGGTTAGTATACGTATTTTTACTAGTGATATGCCTTTTATATACAGTTTTTCAGAC is a genomic window of Fortiea contorta PCC 7126 containing:
- a CDS encoding thermonuclease family protein, with protein sequence MTLAVFFGIWTRRIVILACLLFLFSCQANNQPTNNQVQVKVARVVSGQSLEVLGMAEQPNLISQVRLIGLDAPDMRQRPWGDEAKRRLEALIGGAEQIVTLEFDLEAKDKIGRTLAYVLKDQLLLNEELVKQGYVLFVARSPNHKYDQRLERAQQWARIMGLGIWQLEKPMRLTPNEFRHQNR
- a CDS encoding serine/threonine-protein kinase, which encodes MTNHMIGKVLQARYQIVQSLGAGVFGQTYIAVDIDYPENPKCVVKQLKVNSSQPSYLDTLRLRFLTETETLKRLGCHNQIPELIACFEEHERFYLVQEFIEGHSLTAELPIKTHWEAIWSESAVVEFLQDVLEILEFVHSQGVIHCDVKPENIVRRASDGKLVLIDFGSIQAIDFGIDVESPIYRVPVTSLGYIPPEQFIGQTRPNSDIYALGMIAIQALTGLSPLQLQVDSYTNEIIWRFENTPVSDYLAAILSQMIRYDYQERLQSATQVLHILKQMVWETQLPVKIIGTQDRPSLKAGDEHKKNLAKNHASSSPPLLTGMRVGLLTNSVLMGLGAYSLMNHVQVPVGTEALYKATEEYQTGDLQEAIALAKSIPAQSNIYPEAQATIDEWQQDWKLAAQTYQLVEKAFQEKKWADVFRLSAQVPDILYWQTKTEKIVDQARSNIEGQGQELLTQAFNKAADKDFSRALEHLRKVPVESSASTIAQEKLVEYKDKQYIRATYFLQKAYNQAFVGNFDSAIKFLHEIPENTPAYSQAQVKLAEYTEKQQQSQGQNVALSKAISASKKNNLQIRHTLTSHVESLNAVDDLQEVNIQSH
- a CDS encoding SDR family oxidoreductase, giving the protein MQKLLITGVSGFLGWHICQIAKTKWEIYGTYFSHHLQIPDVKMLKVNLTDFRELKRIFDEISPDAVIHTAAQSQPNFCQLHPQETQAINVTASCNIAGLCADYSIPCVFTSTDLVFDGLHPPYQETDPVCPVNIYGEQKVMAEIGMLQRYPQTTVCRMPLMFGKETPTANSFIQPFIQTLKSGKNLNLFIDEFRTPVSATTAAKGILLALEKTTGLIHLGGKEKISRYDFGRLLVKILQLDSAQIQACKQCDVKMAAPRSADVSLDSYRAFALGYEPLFIKTELTNLLI
- a CDS encoding tetratricopeptide repeat protein → MLGNTLVNRYQIIRYLGGGGFGDTFVAGDTQLPGSPSCVVKRLKPQASDPVTLETARRLFDTEAQVLYRLGTHDRIPQLLAYFEENAEFYLVQEFIEGHDLSQELIPGKTLSEDEVITLLEEILTILDFVHQQKVIHRDVNPRNLLRRQEDAKLVLIDFGAVKQISTQVITPTGQTKSTVAIGTPGYIPGEQAQGSPKFSSDIYALGIVAIQAITGLSPEQLVKDSETYEIIWENHATVSPEFAQIINKMVCYDFRHRYPSATAVLQALRELKQPSALTIALAPPTPPLTKAKNQIQKKNLIFQGILAIFVMGIGATASIFVIDTIHSQNATELYKQGNTFFDLQRYQDALAVYEKAVNIRPDYAEGWYAQGKTLYELKKYSAALTAYDKAIQIQPEYTAAWSGRGLSLKNLQRYQEAIASLDKALQLKNNSPEVWNAKGQALSNLNQYENAIKSYDKAIDLQSDYQEAFYNKGLALHQLGRYDEAIAAYDQAIKFKSDDEQAWYNRGNALVNLQRYEDAFSAYDQAVKYKQNYHQAWLSRGNMLINLRRYPEAIASFDQVIKYNPNNYQTWYSRGWALHQIQRYEEAVQSYNKAIAAKVNDYQAWYGLGNSLYILQKYPEAIAAYNKAVKYKVDHYESWYSRGNALVKSQRYQDAIASYTKAIKYKPDYQQAIDARNQAQNQQNQLQTEKLNPVIVPIIPFSRPTNSTPPTN
- a CDS encoding class II glutamine amidotransferase, with translation MCQLLGMNCNVPTDICFSFEGFSARGGKTDHHSDGWGIVFFEEKGCRIFLDAKPSIISPVADLVRRYPIHSKHVIAHIRKATQGEVNLQNCHPFQRELWGRYWVFAHNGNLPDFEPENLGYYQAVGNTDSEKAFCVILETLRRSFPKNKPPLKELYQVLQTVTGELAVKGIFNYLLSDGEHFFAYCSTKLNYIVRQAPFAAAHLIDQDMTVDFRELTSPSDRVAVIATTPLTDNEVWTSIRPGELLVFQDGLPISQHL
- a CDS encoding tetratricopeptide repeat protein, with amino-acid sequence MVFWRCLISSSLITLFTYGCGDLANFTTENTQQVIQENNVAQLLTQAKARQKAEDFLAQGNNFLDAQRYQDAVASYDQAIAIQPDNTEAWINRGNALGYLQNYKDAVISYDRAIAIQPDQPQAWYNKGNAQSSLQNYKDAVKAYDKAIAIKADNYEAWINRGIALTKLRRYSDAITSYNRAIALQPTKHEAYYNKACTHALQGNVESAVENLNKAIELVPGKYKRLAKTDTDFNQVRNDKRFQALIQ
- a CDS encoding 2Fe-2S iron-sulfur cluster-binding protein — protein: MPRTYTITVHDRQTGKEYSLQVPEDRYILHSAETQGTELPFSCRNGACTTCAVRVLSGEIHQPEAIGLSPELQRQGYALLCVSYPRSDLQVETQDEDEVYELQFGRFFAKGRVKAGLPLDED